A portion of the bacterium genome contains these proteins:
- a CDS encoding amidohydrolase gives MKRIFLAIILSFFSAGAAHHPKADTVLRHGKIYTMDAARSWAESVAIKDGRIVYVGDDAGLTPWIGDKTKTIELSGRFVLPGFIDSHAHPVEAGVGLKQCDLLPYNTKEEVLKAVRDYVASHPKDPWILGSGWQLPVFPDANPQKEWLDEIVSDRPVFLYAMDGHSAWANSKALEMAGVTKDTPDPEAGRIERNQKGEPSGALRESAADLVSKVAPKTGIEEKIEGLRAAVKILNQFGITGFQDASVSVEERGGTHVYSEVDRQGLLTVRVIGAMYADPSGSLEDVLKQVERYKTLRAQYKNGKHFHATAVKIFSDGVIESRTAALLEPYLNQGKNAGELNWPPEKLNPFVELLDREKFQIHIHAIGDRGIRVALDAIEAAEKKNGLRDRRPLMAHIELIDPQDIPRFAKLSVIPNFQPLWAYEDEYIKDLTVPQLGKERSRWLYPINSVASKGARLAMGSDWPVSSANPLDGIEVAVRRTDFDESEENPFIPEERITLESALAAYTIGSAYANFRDKEVGSIENGKLADLIVLSQNLFDIPPHQINETKVVLTLFEGKEVYRAM, from the coding sequence ATGAAAAGAATTTTCCTGGCTATTATTTTGTCCTTTTTCTCTGCAGGAGCGGCACACCATCCGAAAGCGGATACCGTTTTGCGCCACGGCAAGATTTATACAATGGATGCCGCGCGATCCTGGGCGGAATCCGTAGCCATAAAGGACGGAAGGATCGTTTATGTAGGGGATGATGCAGGCCTGACTCCCTGGATCGGAGATAAAACGAAAACGATTGAATTATCCGGCCGATTTGTTCTCCCTGGGTTTATCGACTCTCATGCTCATCCTGTGGAAGCGGGTGTCGGGCTGAAACAATGCGATCTGCTCCCATATAACACTAAAGAGGAAGTGTTAAAAGCAGTTCGAGATTATGTTGCATCGCATCCCAAGGATCCGTGGATACTCGGATCGGGATGGCAGCTACCGGTTTTTCCCGATGCAAATCCGCAGAAAGAGTGGCTCGATGAAATTGTGTCCGATCGCCCTGTGTTTCTATACGCGATGGATGGCCATTCGGCGTGGGCGAACTCCAAAGCACTGGAGATGGCGGGAGTTACAAAAGACACTCCCGATCCGGAAGCGGGCCGGATCGAGCGCAATCAAAAAGGTGAACCTTCCGGAGCGTTGCGGGAATCCGCAGCAGACCTTGTTTCCAAGGTGGCACCAAAAACGGGAATCGAAGAAAAGATTGAAGGTTTGCGGGCAGCAGTGAAAATATTGAATCAGTTCGGCATCACTGGATTTCAGGATGCAAGTGTATCTGTAGAAGAGCGCGGCGGCACACACGTTTATTCAGAAGTAGATAGACAGGGGCTTCTCACTGTTCGCGTGATTGGAGCCATGTACGCCGACCCTTCCGGGTCGTTGGAAGATGTACTAAAGCAGGTGGAGCGTTATAAAACTCTCCGGGCTCAGTACAAGAATGGAAAACACTTTCATGCAACAGCAGTCAAAATCTTTTCGGATGGTGTGATCGAATCCAGAACGGCAGCACTGCTGGAACCATATCTGAATCAGGGTAAGAATGCGGGTGAGCTGAACTGGCCTCCCGAAAAACTCAATCCGTTTGTGGAATTGCTTGACCGGGAAAAATTTCAGATTCATATTCACGCAATTGGAGACCGCGGAATACGCGTTGCGCTCGATGCGATAGAAGCAGCGGAGAAAAAGAACGGACTTCGTGACCGGCGTCCGTTAATGGCTCATATTGAATTGATTGATCCTCAAGATATCCCACGATTTGCAAAGCTTTCCGTCATACCAAACTTCCAGCCGCTCTGGGCTTATGAGGATGAGTACATTAAAGACTTGACGGTTCCACAACTGGGAAAAGAACGTTCCCGATGGCTTTATCCGATCAATAGCGTCGCGTCAAAAGGGGCCAGACTGGCAATGGGAAGCGACTGGCCCGTCTCTTCTGCGAATCCTCTGGATGGCATTGAAGTGGCGGTCCGCAGAACCGATTTTGATGAATCAGAAGAGAATCCATTCATTCCCGAAGAACGGATCACTCTGGAAAGCGCGCTGGCTGCTTATACAATCGGGAGCGCCTACGCGAATTTCCGTGACAAAGAGGTCGGCTCGATCGAAAACGGAAAATTGGCGGATCTGATTGTGCTGTCGCAAAATCTTTTTGATATCCCACCGCATCAAATCAATGAAACAAAGGTAGTTTTAACTCTATTCGAGGGAAAAGAAG
- a CDS encoding TIGR04283 family arsenosugar biosynthesis glycosyltransferase: MNGISVIIPTLNERTYLPETLKNLHHQDPPADEILVVDGGSEDGTQEIAEKSGALLICSEKSISQQMNLGASRSHGDLLVFLHADCILDEKAFVDLLHCMKETEVVGGAFQLELRGNRPLLDRYLSWSGSWNARRSQIYLGDHGIFCRRSVFLEAGGFPDVTLMYEFELMRKLRLRGKLVQLNKKCYASARRFQRYGYWKTILLMRSLRAFYRLGLPINRLEQIYREQAPHREYNV; the protein is encoded by the coding sequence ATGAACGGAATCAGCGTCATTATTCCTACTCTTAATGAAAGAACATACCTTCCGGAAACGTTAAAGAACCTGCATCATCAAGATCCTCCAGCCGATGAAATCCTGGTTGTGGATGGAGGAAGTGAAGACGGAACTCAGGAAATTGCCGAGAAGTCAGGCGCACTGTTGATTTGCAGTGAAAAATCAATTTCACAACAGATGAATCTCGGCGCCTCCAGGTCGCATGGTGATCTTCTCGTTTTTCTCCATGCTGATTGCATACTTGATGAGAAAGCTTTTGTTGATCTATTGCATTGCATGAAGGAGACGGAGGTCGTGGGTGGCGCTTTTCAGCTGGAATTGCGCGGAAACCGTCCGCTGCTGGATCGTTATCTTTCCTGGTCAGGAAGCTGGAATGCGCGGCGGTCACAGATTTATTTAGGCGATCATGGAATTTTTTGCAGGCGTTCTGTTTTTTTGGAAGCCGGCGGTTTTCCGGATGTAACGCTGATGTACGAATTCGAGCTCATGCGAAAACTGCGTTTGCGCGGAAAGCTGGTTCAGCTCAACAAGAAGTGCTATGCGTCAGCAAGACGCTTTCAAAGGTACGGGTATTGGAAGACAATATTGTTAATGAGATCATTGCGCGCTTTTTACAGATTGGGGTTGCCAATCAATCGGCTGGAGCAAATCTATCGCGAGCAAGCCCCCCACAGGGAGTACAACGTATGA